The DNA segment ATTTTTCTAGCAGGTTGTAACTATTCATCAGAAGAAAGTAAGAATGGCTTTTTCGGACAAACTTTTATAAAACCAATGGAAGGTTTATTACATTGGTTTGCAAGTATATTTAACAATAACTTTGGATTAGCCATCATCGCAATTGTACTTATTGTCCGTTTTATTATGCTACCATTTATGTTGGCACAAGCTAAAAATGGTCAAATGATGCGTAAAAAAATGGATATTGTTAAACCTGAAATGGATGAAGTTCAGGAAAAAGTAAAACGTGCAAGAACACAAGATGAAAAAATGGCAGCAAACCAAGAAATGATGGAAAAATATAAAGAATTTGATATGAACCCAATGAAAACTATGCTTGGGTGTTTACCATTACTTGTACAAATGCCTATTTTATTTGCACTCTATTCAATTTTAAAGTGGCCATCAGGAGATTTAAAATCACATTCACATTTCTTATGGTTTGATTTAACACAAACAGATATATTAATGACAATAATCGCAGGTCTACTCTATATTGTTCAACCACTTGTAAATTTAGAACAAATGCCGAAAGAACAAAAATCTATGGGTTATATGATGATGGTGATTTCACCAATTTTCATTATTTTTGTATCTCTTCAATCACCTTCAGCCTTAGCATTATATTGGGCTGTCAATGCGGCATTCCTTGTAACACAAACGTATATTGCTAATAAAATTTATTCAAAAGTTGCTACAGAAGAAGCTGAAAAATTACGTGCCAAAATTGATAACAAAAAGAAGAAAAACAAAGGCACAAGAAATAAAGGTAAAACAATTAGTACGAAAAAGAAATAACTTTAGCATACTTAAATAGATAAAAAACCCACTAATGTAAATACATTAGTGGGTTTTGTCATTTTTAGCTTATTTGAATAATACACCTAAAACTCTGAAGAATGATTCGATTAATTCTGGTAAGCTCGCTGTCATAATTGTCGCCCTCCTTTCTAAATGGTGATTTTTAATTATTTATAACTCAATTTAGTTAACTTGTTCACTTTTAACTAAATCTTCAGCAATTCCATGCCAAAAATCTCTTAATTCAGCAGTAGTTCTCGCTGTATCCGTAGAATCTTGTCCTACAAAGTCTACGTGGTCCCAATTATGTTTGATTGGAGTAACTTGCCAGATACCTTTTTGGATATCATCTGTAGCATCTGTATATGCTTGATTAAATGGATGTTGTCCAGAAATAGTAGAAACAAGTCCATCATTAACACGCCATTCAGGATCATCTGCTTTACCAATAACATTAGCTGTTAACGCATGTTGGAAAAATAAGTTGAGATCAGCTTTTTGACGATCGAATAAAGATTTATGTGTTGATTCACCAGTATACGTTTTATAAACGATATTTGGATTTAATGAAGTACGTTGATTAAGTTCATTCGCACCTTCACGTGTTAGGTCGTGTAACGCATTATCTGTTGTTTTCCAGATTCCACTTTGCTCAGCTCGTTGCATATATTCAATAAATGATTCACCTTCGCGTTGTTTAAGGCCCCATTGACTAAGACCGAAGTCTACATTAGAAGCTGAGGTACTTCCTAATTTAATATAATCATAAAGGACTTGTCTGATGAATGCTTCATTTCCTAATTCATCTGCAGCAAGTGTACCACTATGTGGTGTCGCTAAAGTCGTAATACTAGAAACCATATTATCGTGACCACCAGCGAGTAATGGTGAAATTTCGCCGCCATGTTCCTTCTGATATTCGATTTCTTCTTGACTACCATTTCTTAATAATTCTTCTAATTGACGTACAGTTTGTCCGCCCATACTATGCGCTACTAAGTGTACTTTTTGACCTGGTTGCCAATCTTTGTATACACCTTCATATGTTTTACCATAACGATCGTGTCCATATTTCGCAGCATGTGCAGCACCGTAATCAACCGTTCCACCTTTAATGTAGTAATATAATTCAATCGCACGATCATAGTTACTACCAAACGCACTTATACTTGCTTCATGTGTTTCATATCCATTACTTTCTAAATCTTCACGGATATTTAATTTATCTCCACCCCAATAGTGAGTCATGCCGATTGGGTTATTGTCATCTGTATAGCCGTTAAAGCCATGCACTAAAATGATTGGGTCTTCATTTTTATATTCACCTTGTTTTGCAGTTTTGCCAGGCTGAACGTCAGTTGCTTCTGCAGTTGTGTTCGATGATTGATCACGCGTTGTAGCTACTGCATTTTCTTTTAATGTGCTTAGCGCTTGATCTTGTTCTTTCTTATCATTGTTAACAGGTGAAGTCGTACTTGGTTGTTGATTTTCTAATTGATTTAGAGAGATAGGATTACTGTCGTTCGAAGCATTTTCACTTAAATTTGTGTTCGATTCTGTTAAGTTATTGTCTTTAACAGAATTTGTATTTTGGTCCTCTTTAGATGGTTGGACTTCTTCAGAGGTTAGAACCTCTTGTGTTGTGCTGTCTTCTTCTGTACTTTGTTCAGATGTCTTTGGCTCTTCTTTTGTTGCGTCATCTTTTTCTGTGCTTTGTTCAGATGATTTTGGCTCTTCTTGTGTTACGTCATCTTTTTCTGTGCTTTGTTCAGTTGATTTTGGTTCTTCTTCTGTTGCGTCATCTTCTTCTGTTGCGTCATCTTCTTCTATGCTTTGTTCAGATGTCTTTGGCTCTTCTTGTGTTGCGTTATCTTCTTCTGCGTTTTGCTCAGATGATTTTGGTTCTTCTTGTGTTGTGTTATCTTCTTCTGCACTTTGTTCAGATGATTTCGGCTCTTCTTGTGTTGCGGCATTTTCTACTGTGCTTTGTTCAGATGATTTTGGTTCTACTTGCGTTGTGTTATTTTCTTCTGTGCTTTGTTCAGATGATTTCGCTTCTTCTTGTGTTGTGCTAGTTTCTTCTGAATTTACATTTTGCTTTTGTTCTGATTGTGTTGCTTCATTATTAGAATTTGTCGCGGTATTAGAAGTGGGAGTGTCTTCTAATTGATTTGTTTTCGTTGAATTTTGTTGAGTGTTTTCATTTTCTGCAGTTTCGTTACTCGTAACTGACTTGGCTTTTTTATGTATCTGTTGCGTTTCGCCAGTTGGGTTTGCATCATTAGTTTCAGCAGCATCTGCATGACCCACACTAAAGAATAAAGTACCAATTAATATTGACGCTGCGCCCATACTATATTTACGTATACTGTATTTGTTTTGCCTTTTTTTCATAAAAAACACCTCTAATATTCATTTTTAATTGTAGTAAAAATTCCTTTATACAAATAAATTTAAAATTAAGCGGGGTAATAACTCGAAAAATTTACCGAATAGTTCTTTCATCTTACTTCCTCCTTTTATGTAAACGCTTTCACTCATAAAGATAAATTTAATTTGCAGGAAACATATTTTTACTTATAGCATTTCCTACAAATCAATCAATCACAATAATTTTGTAGTTAGGATTATAAACATTGTTCACCAATTTGTCAATATTTCAAAAACAATTAATATTTTTATTTAAAATATATATAAAAGAACCTACTTTTAAATAAAATAGGTTCTTTTTTCTTTTCTATTCAGGTTTCGCCTTTTGAGCATGTCTCATTGCTTTAACTTCCTCAGGAGTTGTTCTATTTTGAATTGCCTCTTTTTTTGTTTCTTCATCTCCACAAACTACATAATCTAGTTTATTTTTTAGTGCATCGTAACCCTGTTTGGCTACTTGAACTTTATCATTTTTATTTTTCTCGTCACCAAAAAATGTGTTATCCATTCCTGCATTGTGATGGAAATCTGTGTTAGTCGCACCTGGAAGCATGGCAGTTACATTTACGTTTTTCTCTTTTAACTCTACTCGTAATGCTTCAGAAAACATAAAACCGAATGCTTTAGATGGTCCATATACTGTTTCATAAGGTGTGGGTAGAGTAGCAGATAATGATGAAACGATTAAAATATCTCCTGATTTATTTTCTACCATATGCTTAGCTACACGCTTAGCCATATGAACTGTGCCCGAAATGTTGATATCAATTAAACGTAGTTCATCTTCCAACTTATTTTCCAAGAAGGCGCCTCCTAAACTGATACCAACATTGAGTACAGCCGCATCGACTTTTCTACCTTTCGATTCAACAAATTTCCAAAAATTTTCCACCCCTTCATAAGTAGAAGCATCAGCCTTATATGGATATGTTTTCACACCAAGTTTTTCTATTTCTTTAGCAGAATGATAAATTCTTTCACTCGAACCTGACATTGCTATATCATAATTATCTTCTGCAAATAGTTTAGCCAATTCAAAACCTAAACCTGAACTTGAACCCGTTATTAACACTAATTTTTTATTTATCATCATATACATCCTTTCTGAAATTTGTATTATTAATATACAGCTTAAAGTCTACTTTATAGCAAGGATTTTATTTATTTATATTTGAAATGTTCTTTCTTGATAGAGCTTGTCCTTTAAAGGTTGGTTTTATGTTGATAAAAATATTTAATTTATACTTGAAGACAAACTATTCCAAAGTGTAATTTTACTACAAAATATTCGTTTACATTTCTATTAACTATCAACCCATAAACATACGGATGGCACCACACTCAAAACATAATTATTTATTATTTCACGTTCCATATCATTTCCTAACTATTTTATGAAAAATATAATCATCATCGAATTATCAAGTAAAGTAGTATTAAATATAATACCAAAATTATCAAATTAGTAATAATACTTAGTTACAGAATATGAAAATAAATGAATATCATATATTTACACTTATCTATAATTTTAATCACCTTCTGTTAAAATTCTAGTCAACAAAAGCGAATATTGGTAATCTTATTATAAGATTTTTAACTTTTGTGAATTTTGAATACGAGGATGGTTTTTTTATGCAATATACAATAAAAGAAGTTTCAGAAAAAATGAATCTCCCCGCACACACAATTAGATATTACGAAAATGAAGGTTTACTCCCTTTTTTGAAACGTGATGAAAATGGCTATAGAATTTTTGACGATAGTGACTTAGGTTGGTTAGAGTTTATTTCATGTTTAAAAATTACAGGTATGTCTTTAGAAGATTTACGTAAAATAATTTTGTTAACGTATAATGAAAGTGAGGATTTTGATTCAAGAAGAAAAATTTTGCTTGAACATAGAGAAAAATTAAAAATTCAACAAGAAAATTTGAACAGAGCATTTAATAAAGTTGAAGTGAAACTAGAATATTTTAATCAGTTAGAAAAGCAATATAAAAATGACAAATTCAATAATTAATATTGCATATAAAATAATTGTTAAATATAAAATATACCGATGATTTCTATAAAGAGGTCCATAGAAAACATCGATATATTTAACTCTACTATTTATCACTTAATAATTATTTTTATACTTATGCGCTATTTTTAGTTGCAAGTTTCTTCTCTTCACTATTTGATACAATGAGTGCGCAAGCTGCGTCACCAGTAATATTTACTGAAGTTCGGGTCATATCTAGCAGTCTATCTATGCCCAATATGATACCTATAGCAGCTGGATTTAAACCTACAGCATTAAGTACCATCGCCAACATGATTAACCCAACACCAGGCACACCTGCTGTTCCTATTGAAGCGACAACAGCTACGATTACAACAGTAATTAATTGTCCCAATGATAGCTGAACTCCAGAAATTTGGGCAATAAATATGGTTGCTACACCTTGCATAATCGCTGTACCATCCATGTTTATCGTGGCACCTAAAGGTTGAACAAATGAGGCAATTTCAGGTCGAACCCCCATCTTTTTGGTGCATTCCATCGACACAGGTAACGCAGCATTTGAACTTGAAGCACTGAACCCTACTGTAATAGCAGGTATAAATGCTTTAAAGAACTTCATTGGACTATAATGGCCTAACAATTTGACTGCTGTACCATATACCACAAAGAAATGTACAAATAACGCAAGTAACACAACAAAGAAATACATTCCTAATTGCTGTATAGCTCCGAATCCGGCACCTGTAAAAGCATGTGCGACTAAACCAAATGTTCCTATTGGTGCAAACACATTCATAATCATTGTAATGATGTACATCAGGACCTCATTTGTTTGTTCGAAAAATTTATGAACGATTTGTGCTTTAGACCCAACCATAATAATTCCAATCCCTATGAAAATAGCGAAAGTAATAATTTGCAGCATATTTTCATCCGTCATAGCTTTTACAGGGTTTTTAGGGAATAAATCTATTAATGTTTGGTCAAAAGTTTGGTTTGTAGCTTCTCCTCCACTATCTTTTTTCAATGTTTGTTCATACTTATCGACATCTTTACTCTTAAATAAATCTGATTTCCCTTGTCCAGGTTGAAATAACATCGCTAATAGTAAACCGATAGTAATCGCAAGCGCTGTTGTAGTTAAAAAGAATGTAATTGTTTTTAATCCTATACCTCCCAATAATTTAGGATCACCAACTCCTATTACACCTAATACAATTGATACAAAAACAATAGGCACCACTAACATAAAGATCAAATTCAAAAATATTTGACCTATCACATTAAACACATATTTATCCAAGCCCCCAATAAAACCATTTTGGATAAACAAGTTACAAATAGATCCCACAACTATCCCTAATATAAGTGCGATAACTATTCTTAACGAAAGATGCTTTGTTTTCATAACAACACCCCCCTATGTTTTATTAAATATAATTATATAACACAATTTGTTATTTTACACTATAATTTTCAGAAAATTTAAAAAACAGCTATGTATTTATTAGATACATAGCTGTGAATTATATTAATTTATTTTCCATTGCGTAAATCGCTGCTTGTGTACGATCTGTTACTTGAAGTTTTGCAAATATATGGCTGACATGCGTTTTTACCGTTTTTTCTGAAACAAATAAAGCTGAAGCGATTTCTTTGTTAGTTTTCCCTTTAACCATTTCTGCAAGTACTTCCGTTTCACGTTTAGATAATTTATTTGTAACATGTGGTTTCTTACTTACTGAATCAATTACACTTTGTGCTTGTGGATGTATGATTTTGTTGCCTGACACCACTTCTTTGATGGTCTGTATTAACTGTTCAGGTTGCACATCTTTCATTTCGTAGCCATCTGCTCCTTTATCAATCGCTGAAATCACATGTTCATCATCGACATAACTCGTCAGTACGAGAATTTTTATGTCGGGGTACTTTTTTTTCAAAATTTCAGTGACCTCAATACCATTCATTCCAGGCATAACTAAATCTAAAAGTACGATATCAGGATGTGGCTGCGTTTCTAAATATTTTAAAAATGATTCACCATCTGAAAATCCATCAATCACTTCTAAATCATCCACAGTAGAAAGCAAAAATTCTAAACCTTGTCTTACGATATGGTGATCATCTACTAATAAAATCCGATACATGTTTAACTTCCTTCCTATTACTTTAATGGTATATCTAGATGAATGTGGGTACCTTGATCAGGCGCTGTATCAATAGTTATTTTCCCATGAATGACTTTCACACGTTGTTTCATATTATTTAAGCCGTGCGATTGTAAGTCAACTTGATCTTCTTTAAAACCTGTCCCCTCATCTTCAATATCCACGAGTAAACGATGTTGTTGTTGATTAAGTTTTAGCAGTATAGTCGATGTGTGACTATGTTTTTTTGTATTATTCATCGCTTCTTGAATAATGCGATAAATGTTTTCTTCGATAATGTTAGGTAAATCTATAAGCCCTTCCACTTGAACATTTATTTCTAAATTGAGTAACGCACTATATTTGTTTACAGCTTGCACTAAACCATGTTCTAAACCAACTGGTTTCAATTGCCAAATTAAAGCACGCATTTCACTGACAGCTTGTTGACTTGTTTCTTCTATAACATGAAATGCTTTTTTAGAAACATCTTCTTGTGTCATTCCTAATGCTGCATGTGCTGTCAATTTAACTGAAAATAACATTTGGTTAACAGAATCATGTAAATCTCTCGCTAATCGATTACGCTCACTAATACGTGCAGCTTCTTTTTCCTGATCTGTGAGCAAGATACGTTTAATCGCTGAACCGATTTGAAATGCTACCGATTCTAATAATTCTAGATTTTCCTCACTATAATGTGTAGTATGTGGCGCCGCGACATTCAGTAAACCATATTGTTCGTCTCCGGATTTTAAAGGCACTGTCGCATGATGTGTTACGCCATCTGTTTCTTCATGATATGCTTGATTAGCCAGATTGATGCGCGAACAGTTTATAATATTAGAGGCTTTCGTTAACTTTTTATTTTGATATGCTTGTACACACCAACATGAACCTTCACACATGTATTTGCTATTTTGCTTTGTTAAGGCACCTGGTAAGGAAACGTCTGAAACGACTTCATGTTCGCCCGCTTCATCGATAAAAAAGATCCAACCTGTGGTAAAATCACTCCCCTTTATTAATGACTCCAAGGCACCTTGTAACATGCTATACGTTTCGGTTTCTTCATTTAAAAATTCAGCAATATCTTTTAATAATGCTAAGCGTGTTGGTTTTTGCATTTAACCAGTCCAATCTGTCTAGTAAATTCATTATAATTATACAATCTAATCCTTTATTTTAAAAACACTCTAATTCTATATTCATTAATATTTGAATTGGAATTGAAGATATTTTTAAAATCGTATATATGGTATGATATGAATGTAAAATTCAAGGAGGATACTATGAAATTTGAAATCCCAGAACAATATAATCAACTTACGTTGAGAAAAATTTTCCAACAACTTCAATTACCTAAAAAAGATTTACATCAGTTGAATATGTCTAAAGAAATTACAATTAACGATGCGCCAGCAAAGCTAATGTCTTCAGTAAACACTGGTGATTCAGTTTATATACCAACACCTGAGGAAGAAAGTAATTACGTGCCAAGTTATCGTTATGCAAAGATATATTATGAAGATGAGCATTTAGCGATTGTCTTAAAACCTAAAGGTGTAAAAACACATCCAAATGATTTAAAAGAAAGCAATACTTTAATGAATCATCTCATCTATACAATGGATAGTAAATATGTAGAACCGATTCATCGATTAGACCAAGAAACTGTTGGATTACTGATCGTTGCAAAAAATCCATTAATGAAGAAAATATTAGATAGAATGTTAGAAAATAATCAAATCGCCCGTATCTATAAAGCGCATGTACATAGCCTTTTACCTATCAAGGCTCAAACTATTGATAAACCAATTGGTAAAGATAAATTTCATTCCAACCGTCGAAGAGTTTCTGAAACTGGCCAAACAGCCATCACGCATATTCTAGATTCCAAGATGATTAAAGAAGGCGTATGCGAATTAGATTTAAAACTTGATACAGGTAGAACGCATCAAATCCGTGTACATTTAGCTGAAATTGGACATCCGGTCATCGGTGACCCACTTTATGGTGATTCAACTTTAAGAAAGCTACAACTAAATAGTTATAAAATAGAATTTATTCATCCTTTAACAAAACAAGAAATTTCCGTCAGTTTAGATGATGAAAAATAACAAAACACTTTCGAACTACACATCAAATACGATGTAGTAGTCGAAAGTGTTTTTTAATTTATATAACGAATAAAATAAAGAAACTATTATTTTGGTTCTACCATATTTTCAGGTTTAATCCACTCATCGAATTGTTCTTCAGTTAAATAACCTGATTGAATAGCTGATTCTTTTAATGTTAAACCTTCGCGATGTGCTTTTTTCGCAATACTTGCTGCTTTTTCGTAACCGATGTGAGGGTTTAAAGCAGTTACTAACATTAATGATTGATTTAAGTAGTTATCAATATTTTCATCAATTGGTTCAATACCAACAGCACAATTATCGTTAAATGTTTGCATACCGTCAGCTAATAAGTAGATAGACTGTAACGTATTGTGCAAAATAACTGGTTTATAAACGTTTAATTCAAAGTTACCTTGTGAACTTGCGATACCAACTGCTGAATCGTTACCCATAACTTGAACAGCTACCATTGTAAGCATTTCACATTGCGTTGGATTAACTTTACCAGGCATGATAGATGAACCTGGTTCATTTTCAGGGATTGAAATTTCCGCAAGACCCGCTCTTGGTCCTGAAGCTAACCATCTTACATCGTTAGCAATCTTCATTAAGTCTCCAGCTAATGCCTTTAATGTACCATGTAATTGAACAACTTCGTCATGCGCAGTAAGTGCGTGGAATTTATTTTCAGATGATACGAAAGGATATCCTGTATTCTCAGCAATAAATTTAGCAACTTTGTCACCAAACTCAGGATGTGCATTGATTCCAGTACCTACTGCAGTACCACCAATAGCTAAGTTTAAGATATGCGCTTTAGATTCTTTTAATAATGTTTCACATTTATCTAACATATAACGCCAACCACTGATTTCTTGTCCTAAACGGATTGGTGTTGCATCTTGTAAGTGCGTACGTCCAATTTTAATGATTTCGTGGAATTTCTTTTCTTTTTCTTCAAAAGTGTCACGTAATGACTTTAATGCTGGTTCTAATTTAGATTCCACTTCGTTATATAAAGCTACGTGCATCGCTGTTGGGAAAGTATCATTAGAGCTTTGTGATTTATTCACGTCATCATTCGGGTGAATAGATTCGTCGCTACCTTTACTCTCTAAATATTCATTTGCAACGTAACTTACAACTTCGTTAACATTCATATTACTTTGTGTACCACTACCAGTTTGCCAAACAACTAATGGGAAATGTTCATCTAATTCACCATTTAAAACTTTATCACATGCATAAACAATTGCATCTTTTTTAGCATCTGATAATTTACCGAGCTCATGGTTAGCTAAAGCTGCACCTCTTTTTAATTGAGCAAAGCCATATACTACTTCTAATGGCATTTGTTCTTTACCTACTGGGAAATTTCTTTTACTTCTTTCAGTTTGAGCACCCCAATATTTATCTGCAGGTACTTCAATTTCACCAAAAGTATCATGTTCAATTCTTACTGACATATATAATTCTCCCCTTCATTAACTTAAGTTTACACTTAGTATATCATTAACTATTTTAAAGGGGCAATTGTAATATGTAGCGTTTTCATAATCATCGTAATTTAATTTTTACTATAAAAAAATTGAGTCTGAGGCAAAAATAGATGTCTCAGACTCTTTATCAATTAGGTAGGAATTCGAAAGCCCTATTAGAACGTTCAATTTCTCCTAATTATTTTCTATCTTTTGTTATCGTCACCCCATCAAATTGGGCTTTTGCAGCTTGAATGATGCCAATAGCGGTTAAAATTAATAAGATTGCACCAATCACCATTAGAACGGGACTAATCGTAATTAAGAAACCTAATATACCCGTTAAACTTTCATAGAAACCATTTAATGGTTTAAATAGTAACACTGTCACAAACATACAACATAATACACTTATAATGACACCTGTGCGATTACTTTTTACAAATGTAGAGGCGTTCACTTGATCAACGAGACCTTGTGATAAATTAATCTGCATTTGTATGACTTTAAATAGTATCGGGAGATAGATTGCACCTATTGCCATTGGAAATCCTTTTATAGAAATTAAATTAACAATAAATGCTGCTATCATCGTATACTTCCAATAATTTTTAAGCATTTATAATAAATCTCCTTAATATAAATAATATTATCATCATAACATATTCAAATTTCTTGATGATATGTTTTATTGTTACAAGCATAAAAAAGACCTCATGATGAATTACTAACTCATCATGAAGCCTCATTTAAGAAATCATAAATCCGAACGTACTTCTGAATCATGCGTTTTATTTAATTTGTCTTCATCATTTTCTTCAGAAATTTGTTCCATTTCTTTGCCAAGTTCTACAACATCATCGTAACCGTCTACCATTTCATTTTCAGTATCAGTATGTTGATGTTCATTGTGCTTGTCAGTAGTCATATTAACACCTCACAATTTTTACTTATGCAAAGCGTGCTGTGAAATATTGTTTAACGTCTTCAGGTAAGCCTTCTGCAGCTGCTTTATCAAGCACTACGTTAACCATACGGTGTGCTTTTAAATCTGATGGTTCAAAGCTTGATTGACCGTTTTCTTCATATAATTTATGCACAACTTCTTTTTTGTCATGACCAGTAACGACTAAGATTACTTCACGAGCTGAGAATAAACCTTGCTTAACACTAATATCTAATTTACCATGTGAATCCATTGAAAGTACTTGTGTAATTAATTTACCTTTATTTTCTTTTGTTTTCATTTTGTCTTTGATAAATGATTCAGTATCTTCACCGAATGAAACGTTATAAACTTGGCTTTCAGGTACGCCTAATGCAGAAAAATATGATTTTTTATCATCATAATCTAAAATGTTTACTTGACTGAAATCAACTGCATGTCTATCAACATTTTTCTTTAATTTATCTAATACAGGTGCACTTTCTTTTGCAAGGTGGAAACCTGCGATTGTTGTTGGATTGTTATTAAATTGTTTTCTTAAAATGTCTGCAGTATATACAGCTACGTCATGTTCATTTTCTAAAACTTTAAAATTCATTGCCATATCGATTTACACTCCTCTTATTCTTTTAAGACACGTTATAGTATTATTTTTATACATACCCGTATCATTGTATAAGTAAACTAATTAGAGTCAATTACTCAAGTCTACGAATTAGCCATTTAAACTACTTACTTTCATTATACAAATTTAAACTAAATATTTCATTTATTTATTAACTTTTATTTCAAACTTGGAAAATCTTGCTGTCTTAAAACTTCATATATAATTAAAGATGCAGTATTTGATAAGTTCAGAGATCTAATATTATCATTCATTGGAATACGTAACGCAGTATTATTATATGCGTCTTTAACCCAATCAGGTAACCCTGTCGTTTCTCTTCCAAAAATAAAATAATGATCTTGTTCCACATCAGAAAAGTCAAAATCTGAATAAATATGATCGCCAAATTTTGTGATCAAATAATAAGCTCCTTCAGTATCTTCAAAGAACGCTTCTATACTTTCATGATAAGTGATATTTACAGTATCCCAATAGTCTAATCCTGCACGTTTTAACATCTTATCATCTGTGCTAAAGCCTAATGGTTTAATTAGATGTAGGTTTGTATCAGTACCTGCACAAGTACGCGCAATTGTTCCGGTGTTACCAGGGATTTCTGGTTGAAATAATACAATATGATTTGTCATTTTTGTTATTCGCTCCTCATTTCAAGCCCTTTAATCATTTCTTGTTGGACTTCTTCTAACTCTTTATCATAATGTTGATTAATAAAAGGTCTGGCTGTTTCTCCTTGTATTTGCCCAATCGCCCAATATGCTGTGCCTCTAATCATCGGGCGTGGGTCATTGATTGCCACATCTTGTAAATCCGGGATTGCTGATTCTTCATTAAAGTGTGCTAATGCGATTATAGCATTACGCTGTATAGGTTTCTTTCCACGCCATGCACCTGCTAGATGTCCATACGTATTTTTAAACTCTTTGTTACTCATTTTCAATAATGGGACAAGTCTTGGTTTCAAGATCTCAGGTTCTA comes from the Staphylococcus hsinchuensis genome and includes:
- the yidC gene encoding membrane protein insertase YidC, which codes for MKNKYLYFLLLSPIFLAGCNYSSEESKNGFFGQTFIKPMEGLLHWFASIFNNNFGLAIIAIVLIVRFIMLPFMLAQAKNGQMMRKKMDIVKPEMDEVQEKVKRARTQDEKMAANQEMMEKYKEFDMNPMKTMLGCLPLLVQMPILFALYSILKWPSGDLKSHSHFLWFDLTQTDILMTIIAGLLYIVQPLVNLEQMPKEQKSMGYMMMVISPIFIIFVSLQSPSALALYWAVNAAFLVTQTYIANKIYSKVATEEAEKLRAKIDNKKKKNKGTRNKGKTISTKKK
- the lip gene encoding YSIRK-targeted triacylglycerol lipase; this translates as MKKRQNKYSIRKYSMGAASILIGTLFFSVGHADAAETNDANPTGETQQIHKKAKSVTSNETAENENTQQNSTKTNQLEDTPTSNTATNSNNEATQSEQKQNVNSEETSTTQEEAKSSEQSTEENNTTQVEPKSSEQSTVENAATQEEPKSSEQSAEEDNTTQEEPKSSEQNAEEDNATQEEPKTSEQSIEEDDATEEDDATEEEPKSTEQSTEKDDVTQEEPKSSEQSTEKDDATKEEPKTSEQSTEEDSTTQEVLTSEEVQPSKEDQNTNSVKDNNLTESNTNLSENASNDSNPISLNQLENQQPSTTSPVNNDKKEQDQALSTLKENAVATTRDQSSNTTAEATDVQPGKTAKQGEYKNEDPIILVHGFNGYTDDNNPIGMTHYWGGDKLNIREDLESNGYETHEASISAFGSNYDRAIELYYYIKGGTVDYGAAHAAKYGHDRYGKTYEGVYKDWQPGQKVHLVAHSMGGQTVRQLEELLRNGSQEEIEYQKEHGGEISPLLAGGHDNMVSSITTLATPHSGTLAADELGNEAFIRQVLYDYIKLGSTSASNVDFGLSQWGLKQREGESFIEYMQRAEQSGIWKTTDNALHDLTREGANELNQRTSLNPNIVYKTYTGESTHKSLFDRQKADLNLFFQHALTANVIGKADDPEWRVNDGLVSTISGQHPFNQAYTDATDDIQKGIWQVTPIKHNWDHVDFVGQDSTDTARTTAELRDFWHGIAEDLVKSEQVN
- a CDS encoding SDR family NAD(P)-dependent oxidoreductase; this encodes MINKKLVLITGSSSGLGFELAKLFAEDNYDIAMSGSSERIYHSAKEIEKLGVKTYPYKADASTYEGVENFWKFVESKGRKVDAAVLNVGISLGGAFLENKLEDELRLIDINISGTVHMAKRVAKHMVENKSGDILIVSSLSATLPTPYETVYGPSKAFGFMFSEALRVELKEKNVNVTAMLPGATNTDFHHNAGMDNTFFGDEKNKNDKVQVAKQGYDALKNKLDYVVCGDEETKKEAIQNRTTPEEVKAMRHAQKAKPE
- a CDS encoding MerR family transcriptional regulator; the encoded protein is MQYTIKEVSEKMNLPAHTIRYYENEGLLPFLKRDENGYRIFDDSDLGWLEFISCLKITGMSLEDLRKIILLTYNESEDFDSRRKILLEHREKLKIQQENLNRAFNKVEVKLEYFNQLEKQYKNDKFNN
- a CDS encoding dicarboxylate/amino acid:cation symporter, yielding MKTKHLSLRIVIALILGIVVGSICNLFIQNGFIGGLDKYVFNVIGQIFLNLIFMLVVPIVFVSIVLGVIGVGDPKLLGGIGLKTITFFLTTTALAITIGLLLAMLFQPGQGKSDLFKSKDVDKYEQTLKKDSGGEATNQTFDQTLIDLFPKNPVKAMTDENMLQIITFAIFIGIGIIMVGSKAQIVHKFFEQTNEVLMYIITMIMNVFAPIGTFGLVAHAFTGAGFGAIQQLGMYFFVVLLALFVHFFVVYGTAVKLLGHYSPMKFFKAFIPAITVGFSASSSNAALPVSMECTKKMGVRPEIASFVQPLGATINMDGTAIMQGVATIFIAQISGVQLSLGQLITVVIVAVVASIGTAGVPGVGLIMLAMVLNAVGLNPAAIGIILGIDRLLDMTRTSVNITGDAACALIVSNSEEKKLATKNSA
- a CDS encoding response regulator translates to MYRILLVDDHHIVRQGLEFLLSTVDDLEVIDGFSDGESFLKYLETQPHPDIVLLDLVMPGMNGIEVTEILKKKYPDIKILVLTSYVDDEHVISAIDKGADGYEMKDVQPEQLIQTIKEVVSGNKIIHPQAQSVIDSVSKKPHVTNKLSKRETEVLAEMVKGKTNKEIASALFVSEKTVKTHVSHIFAKLQVTDRTQAAIYAMENKLI